A genomic segment from Gracilinanus agilis isolate LMUSP501 chromosome 1, AgileGrace, whole genome shotgun sequence encodes:
- the LOC123230522 gene encoding zinc finger protein 420-like, translated as MVSVSDKGGRSFSQNSELTAHQRIHTREKPYECKHCGKAFTQRVHLVTHQRIHTGEKPYECKHCGKAFTQRGHLAIHQRIHTGEKPYECKQCGKAFTERRNLAAHHRIHTGEKPYECKHCGKAFTERGSLAKHQRIHTGEKPYECKQCGKAFIRRDYLAAHQTVHTAEKPYECKQCGKAFTLKVSLAKHQGIHTGEKPYECKQCGKAFTERGNLATHQRIHTGEKPYECKQCGKAFIGRGHLVIHQRIHTGEKPYECKQCGKAFTQKGSLAAHQRIHTGEKPYECKQCGKAFTERGSLGKHQRNHTGEKPYECKHCEKVFTRRSHLAAHQRLHTGEKLHCMG; from the coding sequence ATGGTTTCTGTGAGTGATAAAGGTGGGAGATCTTTCAGTCAAAACTCTGAGCTcactgcacatcagagaatccacactagagagaaaccttatgaatgtaaacactgtggaaaggctttcacacagagggtCCATCTTGTtacacatcagagaattcacactggagagaaaccttatgaatgtaaacactgtggaaaagctttcacacagaggggccatcttgctatacatcagagaatccacactggagagaaaccttatgaatgtaaacaatgtggaaaggcttttacagagagaagaaatcttgctgcacatcacagaatccacactggagagaaaccttatgaatgtaaacactgtggaaaggctttcacagagagaGGATcacttgctaaacatcagagaatccacactggagaaaaaccttatgaatgtaaacaatgtggaaaagctttcataCGGAGGGAttatcttgctgcacatcagactGTCCACACTGCAGAGAAACcgtatgaatgtaaacaatgtggaaaggcttttacattGAAGGTCTCTCTTGCTAAACATCAaggaatccacactggagagaaaccttatgaatgtaaacaatgtgggaAGGCTTTTACAGAAAGGGGCAATcttgctacacatcagagaatccacaccggagagaaaccttatgaatgtaaacagtgtggaaaggcttttattgGGAGGGGACATCTTgttatacatcagagaattcacactggagagaaaccttatgaatgtaaacagtgtggaaaggcttttacacagAAGGgctctcttgctgcacatcagagaatccatactggtgagaaaccttatgaatgtaaacagtgtggaaaggcttttacagagAGGGGATCTCTTGGGAAACATCAGAGAaaccacactggagagaaaccttatgaatgtaaacactgtgaaAAAGTTTTCACACGGAGAAgccatcttgctgcacatcagagactccacactggagagaaactgCATTGTATGGGATAA
- the LOC123230524 gene encoding putative protein ZNF720 has translation MAPGTPRPPSQESITFKDVAVNFTQEEWCLLDHSQKELYLEVMLENEQNLFSVGLPVPREHFISCLQQRKVPWLLEQKCPKSSCPEAETNFEVKEMSTKLRLFVEGSGPQRCMNEGPHNFILREICDSNIKINKNLKSDCEFDDA, from the exons ATGGCCCCCGGGACCCCGAGGCCCCCCTCCCAG GAGTCaataacattcaaggatgtggctgtgaaCTTTACCCAGGAAGAGTGGTGCCTATTGGACCATTCTCAAAAAGAGCTGTACCTGGAGGTCATGCTGGAGAACGAGCAGAATCTATTCTCTGTGG GGCTTCCAGTTCCTAGGGAACATTTTATCTCCTGTCTTCAGCAAAGAAAAGTACCATGGCTGCTAGAACAAAAATGCCCAAAGAGCTCCTGCCCAG aggCAGAGACTAATTTTGAAGTGAAGGAGATGTCTACAAAGCTGAGGCTTTTTGTGGAAGGATCTGGCCCCCAAAGATGCATGAATGAGGGTCCCCATAacttcattttgagagaaatctgtgactctAATATCAAGATAAATAAAAACCTAAAGAGTGACTGTGAATTTGATGACGC GTAA